The Euphorbia lathyris chromosome 8, ddEupLath1.1, whole genome shotgun sequence genome has a window encoding:
- the LOC136203006 gene encoding guanine nucleotide-binding protein subunit gamma 3-like — protein sequence MAPPLPHFKVKPPTKPGASSTVPSLPPPCPKSPPQYPDLYGKRKEFAKVQMLEREIGFLEEELKSVERLQPASRLCKEVTDFVVANSDPLIPTNRKNRRSCRFWRWLCGIPCFSLSWICCSCCSGCSLCRKPSSCCDCNPSNWCSCLRCPTPNWQCCTCSCSCSCSCPKSDCCKRPSCSCNCCKCGIPRPSCSCNCCKCGMPSCPDCSCCKFSCNCWTWLCCCPKWKCSAPKCPNFSKCLKVCFCSNCTKTCCCNPCCLPF from the exons ATGGCACCGCCACTACCTCATTTTAAGGTTAAGCCTCCTACTAAACCCGGTGCTTCTTCCACTGTTCCGTCGTTGCCGCCGCCTTGCCCCAAGTCTCCGCCGCAGTATCCTGATTTGTATGGGAAGCGCAAGGAATTTGCCAAAGTGCAGATGCTTGAGAGAGAGATCGGTTTTTTAGAG GAAGAACTAAAATCAGTTGAACGTCTACAGCCTGCTTCCAGATTGTGCAAAGA GGTCACTGATTTTGTTGTGGCAAATTCAGATCCTTTGATACCTAC GAATCGGAAGAATCGAAGGTCTTGTCGATTCTGGAGGTGGCTATG TGGAATACCCTGTTTCAGTTTATCATGGATATGTTGTTCCTGTTGTTCGGGATGCTCTCTTTGTCGAAAACCCTCAAGTTGCTGTGATTGTAACCCGTCGAACTGGTGTTCATGTCTCCGCTGCCCAACCCCAAACTGGCAGTGTTGCACATGCTCATGCTCGTGCTCGTGTTCATGTCCAAAATCGGACTGCTGTAAAAGACCTTCATGTAGCTGTAACTGCTGCAAATGTGGAATTCCAAGACCTTCATGCAGCTGTAATTGCTGCAAATGTGGAATGCCATCATGCCCAGATTGCTCTTGCTGCAAATTTTCATGCAATTGCTGGACATGGTTATGTTGCTGTCCAAAGTGGAAATGCTCTGCTCCTAAATGTCCTAATTTCAGTAAATGTCTTAAGGTATGCTTTTGTTCTAATTGTACAAAAACATGTTGTTGTAATCCATGCTGTTTACCATTTTAA